The Opitutaceae bacterium nucleotide sequence TCCGGACCTCAACAACGTCACCGTGAACGGGGCGACCGTCGCCAATCCCGGCGTCGACGGCCGGGCCGGACGCGCCATGCCCCTGGATGTCATCGGATCGGCTCAGATTTCCCAGCTCGAGGTGATCAAGACCAACACGCCTGACATGGACGCACAGGGCCTGGGGGGAACGGTCGAAATCAAGACAGTGAGCGCCTTCGACCGGGAAAAGGGATGGTTCACCGGGTCACTGGAAGGTGCCTACAACGAGCAGCCCGATCGTTACGGCTACAGCGGACAGGTCCAATGGGCGGACCGGATCGGAGCCGACAAGAAGTGGGGCATTGCCATCGGGGCGTCCTACGAATTCCGACCCTTCAAGAACGACTCCATCATGCTTCGCTGGGACAGGGACGACTTCCTCACCGACTACAACAACGACGGTGTCTTCGAGGGTGAAGCCGAGGACTACCCCTATGCGGTCGACCTTTCGATCGATCCCGAGGAGGGAGAACGCACACGGGTTGGACTCAATACGCGGATCGAATTCCGTCCAGACGAGAACACGGAGTTTTACCTCAACGGCATTTGGAATCAGTTTTCGGAAAAGGTGGACAAGCTCGAGGTCGTCCTTGGCGGCGACAGGCTCGATTACGATGAGGATCAGGACTACCTGACCGACGGTGGCTCCCGGGATGACCGGCTGGAACCTTTCCTGACTTCCCCCACCACGCTATGGTTCCCCTCCACGGATGCCATTGACCAGCGCATCGGCCTCGAAGATCGGGAACAGACCCTGATCAATCTGACCCTGGGCGGCAGGAAGAGATGGAACAGCTTCACCCTGTCCGGCGAACTCACCTACAGCAATGCCAAGGAGAATCTGAAGCAGGAAGGACAGATCCAATTCCGCGGCCGCTCCGGAAATGACGCCAGCATGGTCATGCGCGACGGAGATGCGGTGATCAACGATTTCAATGGAACGGCGCTTCCATTCTTCCTCGATCCCGAAGGAGACGGCCTGCGCTATGACGAAGACAACCAGCGCCTCGCCGAAATCGACGGACCGACGGGCGGTGACCCCGTCCCGGTTCTCTTCGACATGTCCGGCGAACTGCCCAATCTGACCCTTCCGCGTCAGGTGGCCGTCGATGGCTCGCGCTGGGCTCACCGTCGGAACCGCATCGACTCCTCGCTGGTTGAGGAGAATACCTATATCCCGAGAGTCGACCTGCAGTGGGATACCGACAGTTTCCTGGGAACCGAAAACTCCGGTTTTCTCAAGGGAGGCATCAAGTATTTCAGCCGGAACCGGACAATTGATGATAATTCCTTCCGTCCCAATTTCTGCGATGAGTCGGTGGATCTGCAGGAATGCCTCGATCGAGGGGACATCCTCTTCCGGAGAGGCAACCCCATCCGGCCATCAGCCGCGGCGTTCCCGGGCCTGGTTGTGCCCGGTCAGGAGGTTCTGGGGCAGTACAACTCGGTTTCTCAGCTCTCGTTTGAGCCCGCCTGGGACAGTTCGATGGGCGGCTTCGACCCAAGGAACAACAACACCCTTTACCCCTGGGCCTTTGATTCGGTGGAGAGTTCCGAAAACAACATTGAGGATGATTACGATCTCGATGAAAAGATCACGGCCCTCTACCTGATGTTCTCCACTGATCTCGGAGAAAAGTTCACCCTGATTGGTGGTGTCCGCTACGAAAAGACGGACGTGGATATCGCGGCCAATACCTGGATCCGTTTCGATGACTTCGGCGAAGATATCGAGCCCCCGTGTGCCAATTATGATCCCAATGCGGACTCGAATTTCTGTCTGGAGTCTTCGGAATCGAACTTTGATTACACGGACTTCTTCCCGAGTATTCAGGGGATCTACCGGTTCAACAATAACCTGCAGCTCCGCGCCGCCTTCACCACGACAACCGGTCGTCCAAACTTCGAGGACGCCGCGCCCATCACCCGCATGGAAACCGAACTCGCGGAAGCCCGGCAGTATGACGATGAAGGTGCGCTTGTGGAGGTGGGTGAGATCGAGGCTCGGGCCCGCATACGCAACCCTGAACTCCAGCCCTATTACTCGAAGAATTTCGACGTATCCATCGAGTATTTCACCGATTGGGGCGGCGCTTTTTCCGTGGCTGCGTTCTACAAGGACATCGCGGATCCAATCTTCTCGTTTTCCACGGATGATCGCTACGACACCGAGTTGGACATCAGCAATCCGGATTTTGCCAACAACTTCACGGTGGCGGATGCCGTCGCGGTGGTCGAGGACTCCTGCAACTGCGATGTGAGCAGCAGTTTTCTGCCCCAGGACGACGCGGTGGCGCGCCTGAGGATGGAAGGCTGGGACAATGCGGAGGGCGGCAAGGTCTCCGGCATCGAGCTCTCGGCCGGAATGCCGCTCTTCTTCCTGCCGGACTTCCTCGACGGATTGGGGGTCGACGCCAACGTGTCCTTCATCGACTCGGAAATCGATATCCTGGAACGACAGGATGATGAGGAGAAGACACCGTTCTTCCAGCAGCCCTCGACCATTGCGAATGTGGCCCTCTGGTACCAGAGGAGCGGATGGCAGGCCCGTATCGCGTGGCGCTACCAGGACGAGAGCTTCAACGAAGTCAGCGATCCCAATGACAACTTCGGCGACCTCTACAAGGCGCCCCGCAGCCAGTTCGACGCGCAGGCCAGCTACCGTTTCAACGAGAACTGGACCGCTTACGTCAATGTGAAGAACCTCACCAACGAGAGAGATGTCCGTTGGTTTGGCAATACCTCCAGCCGAATAAACAAGGTTGAGGAATTCGGCCGGACCTGGCGCCTGGGCGTGCGCTGGAACTACTAGCCTGACGACCGGGTCTCACTGTTTGCCCAATGGCCCTTCCCGTTTGTTCGGGAAGGGCCTTTTTTCGCCGCGAAAGATGCAGGCGCCCGGACACGAACAGACGTTGGGATCAAGGTGCGGAGCCTCTCCCGCCTTTTGTCTGCGTTTCGGGTACCTCGCCCCCGACCTTGACCCTCGACTCTATCGATTTATGGGTAGGTCCTGACCATGGCTACGCTTCGTTTCATCCGGAAGGCCGCCGTTATCGGCTTCACTTTGCTCTTGTCGATCGGGTTCTCCGAATCAACTCCTTCCGACACGCAGTCGGCCATCGAGACCCTTGATTCCAACACGATCGAAGATTTCGACTTCGGCATTCCAACCGTCCACAGTCTTGGCAGCGCTGATGCCCCCCTGGTCCTGATCGAGTTCTCTGATTACCATTGTGCGCATTGTTCCCTGTTTCACGAAATGGTTTTTCCCAATGTCCTGAGCCAGTACATCGACACCGGAAAGGTCTTTTACGTGGCCCTGCACTTTCCCAGCAAGAAATACCCCATCGCGTCAACGGCGGCCGAAGCGGCCTATTGCGCCGGCGAGCAGGGACGGTTTTGGGAGATGCGTGAGCTCCTCTTTGCGAACAGTCTCTTCCTGAGTGAGGACGAGATCACCGAAATCGCGAGGGGTCTCGCCATCCACATGGGGGACTATGAGGATTGCATGCGCTCCGGTGCCTATCGAGAGCTTGTGGCAGCGGAGAAACGCTGCGGCCAGAACTCGGGCGTGACCGTCACCCCCAGTTTCATCCTCGCTCAGAAGCAGGGGCAACATGCGGACAACGGGCGGGTGATCAAAGGACTGCTCAAATGGTCCAAATTCGAAGCGGAGATCCTGGAAATGCTGAAAATCGCGGACGAGAATCCTTGAACCGCACGGACATGACGTCGTTGCCCAAAGGCACCTCTCCCGGTTTCCTCGCTCGAAGAAGCGTCCAGCTCGCCATCATCCTCGCGGTTGGAGTCGCGCTTGGCCTGATCTTCAACGCCCTGAACCCCGACGGGATTCCCCTGGTCAAGCAAAGGCCCGTCCTGCACCAGCCATGAACTGCAAGGTCGTGTTCCTACTACGGTGTCTGCTCGGAGGAATTTTCATCTGGGCCGGTCTGGTCAAGGTGGGAGGGCCGATGGACTTCCTGGTTTCAATCTATGGCTATGACCTGGGCCTGCCGGAAACACCGGTCCGAATTACCGTGGTCGTTCTGCCCTGGATTGAGATCCTTTCGGGAATCGCCATTGTTACGGGGATCTGGCAGCAGGCAGGCCTGATCCTGTCGGCGCTGATGCTGGCCGCTTTCCTGGCCTTCACCGGCCAGGCCTGGCTGAGAGGACTCGATATATCCTGTGGCTGCTTCGGGAGTTTGCTCGAGGAAGAATCCATTCTGGGAAGTGTGCAGTTCGCCTTTCTCAGGAATCTCGTGCTCATGGCCATCACCGTGACCCTTCTGGTCCGGGGACGCGGCCAGCGCTGAAGGGAGGCCCTCTCTTCCGATCCCGGTGCCCGGGTTGCCTGGAGCCGACCGGTTCCTATTCGAAGTGGAGCGTGACCCTTGAAAGAACAGGCGATGGTCCGGCATTCGGGCTCAGGAGCCTCGCCCGGTACTGAATCCAACCGCCTTCCAGTGGATTGTCGATCGGACCGGGTTCGGTCCACCAGGTATAGGCTCCGTCAGGACCCATCCACGGAGAGGTCGCCAGTCCCGCTTCGGAGGTTGCGGTTCGTATCTGAAACTGCACGCCTGTGCCGAAAGGCGACTCCGCCTCCCAGTCGATCGAGGATGGCTTTTCCCGATCGGGCAGGTGATGACCTGAAGAGATATAGTCTTCATAAAACCCGCGGTCGTAGCTGTTGCCCGGATCGCGCAGGTTGAGTCCTGAGGGACCGCGACTGGGAATGTCGAAGCGGCGATCATCCGAATAGCCATTCGGTCCACCCCAGAATAGCATCGAATCCGTGCTGTGCCGGTGTGGTTCGGCCACGAGGGTGGAACCGGACCGACGGTGGTTGGCGAAGAAGAGATCGAGCCATCCATCGCGGTCAAAATCCAGGGCAACCGAACCGGAGGATCCATAGCTGAGCAGCTCGGTTCGTGGTCGGGTGGAGAAGCCGTCCTGATTTCCCCAGTAGATCAACGAGGGTCGATTGCCGGAGACCTCGCCCCCATAGGCCATCAGGACGAGGTCGAGCCACCCGTCGCGATCGAGGTCTGCGATCGTGTTCTGGTAGGCCACATAGGAGGCTACCGTCGCCCGGCGGTCGTTGCTGAAGCCTTCAGCCCCGCCATAATAGATGAAGGAGGAGGTCTCCGTGCCGTCGGCCGGACCGCGTTGCGGGAGGAGAAGATCGAGCCAGCCATCGCGGTTGAGATCGGCCGCCTGGATGTACATGAGTTGATCGGGGCGACCGAGTTCGAAGGTCCGGTGCCGGCCGGTGTCGAACCCCTCCGCTGAACCGTACCAGATGGAGAAAGTGCCGTTCTCCTCCTGCGCGGCAACGTCGAGCCAACCATCCTTGTCGAGGTCGGCCAGCAACGGTCCCCGAGTCTTTTCCTTCCGGGAGGGGATGATGGATCGGTTTTCGCGGCGAAAGCCATCAGCGGATCCCCAATGGATCGGTATCCCATTGGTCTCGGGGTATTCAGGGTCAAAGGTGGTTCCGCCGGTCAGCATGTCGAGGAAGCCATCCTTGTTGATATCAGCGATGCGAACACCACCATAGGATGATTCCGAGGTGATCTCACTGGTCCGTTGAAAACCACGGTCACTGCCCCAGTGCACGGTGATGCCGCTCTGCTCGTGCGCGACGCCCTGGATGAAATTTTCGCGGGTGAGGATGAGGTCGACATATCCGTCGTCATCGAGATCCGCCTGGCCGATGCCGAATATCTGGTGGGTGGGAAAAGAGACCGCCGGCCTGGCGGCGAAGGAGCGGGTGCCGTCGCCCCAGTAAAGATCGGTCTGGGAAGCCCCGTCGCGAAAACCGCCCTCATCGTTGAAGAAGACGACATCTGGTGCGCCGTCATTGTTCAGGTCGCCGACGGTGTTGGCCACTGAGCCGGCAGTGGGCAGTTGCGAGTGATTGCCGAAGCGGAAGCGGCCCTCCTCATTCCAGTAGATGTAGGAAAAGATGCTGCGCTGATTGGTGACATTGGCGTTGCTGAAAACCAGTTCGGGATAGCCATCCTCGTTCAGGTCGCGAGCGCTGACCCAGCTGGCCCCCAGGGTCGGCAGTCTGAGGACGTCGTTGTGGCTGAGGCGGCCGAGTGTCGAGTAGAAGACGAGGGAATCCGTCCAGGTGGCACCGCCCTCGCTCTGGTAGTTGGCCACAATCAGATCGTCGTTCCGTCCCGGTCCACATCCGCGGCACAGAGCCTGCGGGGCATTTGCACAGCGAGTTCAAGGGAATCGTCCCTGGAAAACCGACCATCGCGGGCATACAGGATGGTCACTGTCTCCGGCCTGCCGATCGCGAGATCCCGAGCGCCGTCGGCATCGAAATCACCGAGGGCGAGGACATCGCCGGCCATCTCGAGATGTGCCTTTGCCACGCCCGTGGCAAAGGCGCCGTCAACCGATCTCAGCAGATGGATTCTTTCCGAGGTCTGGACGATCAGGTCGTCCTTTTCGTCGCCATCGAGATCGGCGGTGAGAACGAAGCGGGCAGGTTCGCCATCGAGCGGCAGTGTCAGACGATGGGCCGGATCGAAGCCCTCGGGGGAATTCCAATAGATCAGGCTGACTTTTCCCTTGGAGTCTCCCTTCGGATCCATCCATTCGCAGGCGATGGCAAGATCCGCCCAGCCGTCACCGTTGAAGTCGCCGGAAGTGATCATCCGGCCGGAAAAGGCGGGGAGGGCGGTTCGCTGGTGGGCTGAAAAACCGGTTGGCGTGCCCCAATAGATCCAGGAACTGACTTCCTTGACGTGGCTGTCGGCAGCGTTGGACACGATCAGGTCGTTCAGTCCATCCTTGTTCAAGTCGGCCACCAGGCCCGAACTGGACCCGCCTCCCGGCAGTTCGATGCGGGTGCGGGCGTCGACTTCACCGTGCCGATTGATATAGAGATAGGTGTTTTCCTTTTCTGTCTGGGAGTGACCGGATGGCACAACCAGATCGACGAAGCCATCCTGGTTCAAATCCCAGCGGCTGATCATCTGGATCCGGCCCCGGGCGGAGACATACAGGTTGCTGCCGCCGTCGAGAAACGTGCCATCACTGAAGCCTTCAAAAGTTTCCTCGGTCCAGGTGGAGGCCGCCCGGATCTCCGGTGTCAGGTTGAGCAGGCAGAGGGAGAGCGCAAAGAGTCCTGCTTCGAAGGGTCGACGGCAGAAGGGACGATTGGACGGACGGTAGGTCCTATGGTCGTTTTCGGGGCAGGAATTTTTCATGGGGCGGGATGGACCGGAAAGAGAAGGGGCGGCCTGTCGGCGGGCACTGGGGATGCGCGTGATGGGTGCCCATTTAGCACTCGACAGGGTTTACTGAGAATGTACTGATATGATGAGTTGAGTCGCAATGGCAAACCCGTTTTCCAATTCCCGGCCGTCATCCGATGCCTCTCCAATCCAGGCAGCCAGGCCTCGGGGAATCGTGACTGCGTTGATCACTCCGATGACGGCAGACCACGGTCTGGACAGACCTGCCCTTGAAGGTCTGCTCGAACGACAGATTCAATCCGGTGTCCACGGTATCTTCGTGCTGGGATCGGTGGGCGAAGGTCCCCTTCTGACGGAAACCATGTCGGCCGAGGTGGCCCGCTGCACAACCGAGGTGATTGGCGGGCGTTGCCCGGTCCTCGGGGGCGCCATCGACAATTCGGTGGAGCGGTGCCTGCGACGGTTGGATGCCCTGGCTGAAGCGGGAGTGGATATCGGGGTGCTGACCCTGCCCTGCTACGGCTGGCCTCACCGGGTGGCGGAGAGTGTCTCGTTCTTCAGCGACGTGGCGAAGCGCTCACCATTGCCCATCATGGCTTACGACCTGCCCAAAGTGGTCGGGTGGCGGATGCCCATCGAACTGATCGAAGCTCTCTTCGAGATCAGGAACCTGATCGGACTGAAGTGCACCCACGCAGACGCTCCTGCGATGCTGGAGGCGTGTTCATCGCCCAGGAGACCGGCCGGCTTTGCGTTCCTTCCCGGGAATTCAGCGCTGGTTCTGCCCATGCTCCAGGCGGGGGCCGACGGTCTGGTCTGCACTCCGTCAAACGTTTTTCCGGAGCCCTTTGTGGAGCTCTACCGGGCCTTCGAAGAGCAGCGGCTGGATGCGGCCCAGGCGATCGCGGATCATGTCCTGCCCGGATTGGTGGAACTCTTGGGTATTCTGCCCAATGGAGCGGGCAGCATCAAGGCGGTGCTGGAGGTTCAGGGGCTCGCCTGGAGGTACACCGCCCCTCCGTGGCCGCAGGCTTCCGGGAAGGAGATGGAGGTGGCGAAGAAGATTCTCGAAAAGATCAACCGTTCACTGAAAATCGGCGAGGGATTGCCAGTGGAATGAGACGGGGGGCGCCTCCTGGAGAGTTTCCTGACCCGCGCCCCCGGATCCCAGCTTAAGTTTTCAACCCAGCCTCAGGAAAGCAGACACATGCATGACTTGAACACCAATCCGCGCCGGGCGATTCTTACCGCCCTGCTTTTGAGTCTGTTGCCGTTGACCTTGAAGGCGGCGGCTCCCTACTTTGCCACAGGGGCGCGAGTAGGCGAGGTTTCCCAGGATTCCGCCATCATCTGGAGCCGGCTGACCGCCGAGAAGGACCGGCGGTGGGATGGCGTGGTTCCGATGCCCCTGATGAGCCCCACACGGGTCATTTCTGAATCGCCGGATATCCCGGCCTCCGAATGGGAAGGCGCCGTGCCGGGCATCGCCGGGGAGATCCGGGTGGCGTTTTCGGTGAACCCCGTTTGCGGCGAAGAGGCTCAGCGTACTGATTGGGTGAAGGTCGATGAAGGCACCGACTTTTCCCACAGCTTTCACCTGCGCGGATTGCAGAGTGGAACGCGCTATTATTATGTGATCGAAGGTCGTTTGACCGTGGATGCCCCGGTTTCCCGGAGTGAGGTGGGGACTTTCGGGACAGCGCCCGATCCGGATGAATGGGAGGATGTCTGGTTCTCGGTCATGACCTGCCAGCTCTACTACCAGCGCGACGATCGCAACGGGTTTCGTCTTTACCGCTCATTGGCCCACCTGAGCCCGATCTTTCTCGATTACCCCGACTTCATGGTGCGGACCGGCGACAACGTTTATTACGACAGGGATAATCCGCGGGGCAGCACCGTCGATCTCTGCCGCTTGCATTGGCAGCGGATGTTCTCCCTGCCCCTGTTGCTGGACTTCCTGCGCCAGGTACCAAGTTATTGGCAGAAGGACGACCACGACGCTTTCTTTGATGATTCCTATCCGGGATTGAAGGCCCCGTGGATCGAGCCGTTGACCTATGAGGACGGGGCACGTATCTTTCGGGAACAGACGCCGGTCGGGGACGATCTTTACCGAACCTACCGATGGGGCAGGGGTATCCAGATCTGGCTGACGGAAAACCGTGATTTTCGAACGCCGGACACCATGCCTGACGGGCCGGACAAGACGATCTGGGGACGGGAACAGAAGGAATGGCTGAAGCGGACGCTTCTCGAGAGCGATGCCCCCTTCAAGATCATTGTCAGTCCGACTGCGCTGGTCGGTCCCGACAACCGCGACCAGGCCGACAATCACGCCAACGAAGCCTTCCGACGCGAGGGCGACGAGTTTCGCCAGTGGGCGTACGCCAATGGCCTGACGAAGAATCTGTTCATCCTGGCCGGCGACCGTCACTGGCAGTACGCCTCGACGGATCCCAAGACGGGTCTGCGCGAGTTTGCCTGCGGTCCGGCTTCCGATGAGATGGTTCTCAACGGCCCGGGATACGACTCCAATTATCACTCTTTCTACCGATCGGGCGGCGGCTTCATCACGGTCAGCTTCCGTAAAGGAACCAAGAAGGTATTGGCGAATCCGCAGCGGGTGGTGGTCGAGGATGGCGCCCCGATCCTGACCATCCGGATCCATGATGTGGACGGCAAGGTGGTCCATGAGGTTCGCGAGGTCGCGACTCTCTAGAAGAGGTTCGCCAACCAGAAAAAACACATGATCAGTCGCCGACAGTTCTTACAGGGATCCGGTTTGCTGGCCGCTGGCGCGCTCGCCGGGCCGATCCGCGCAGCCGGTTCCGTCCTGGCCGCTCCATCCGGCAAGGTCGGTTCGATGAAGATCGCCTCTGTCAAGACGGCGGCCATCGACATCAAGTACAAGACGCACCTGGTCAAGGTGACGACCGACTCCGGTCTGTTCGGAATCGGCGAGGCCTATCCCAAGGCCGAAGTCGCCGATGACATCGCGCTGATGGGCCGGAAGATTATCGGCGAGGATCCGCTCAATGTGGAATCGCTCGTCTTCAGTCTGACCCAGCAGTTCTGGTCACGGGGGTCGCGGACCGGTTCGCTCTGCGGCGCCATCGCGGGCATTGAGACTGCCCTTTATGACCTGGCCGGCAAGATTCTGGGCATTCCGGTCTATGTCTTGCTCGGAGGCACCTACCACGACAGGATTCTGCTCTACAACGACGCAGATTCGCCTGACAGCAAGACCTTCGATGCCCAGGCCTGGGCGGCGACCGCCCTCGCCTCAAAGGAGGCGGGATTCCGGGCGGTCAAACACAGCCTGCCGAAGTACGACAGCTCCATCAACGGCACCATCACGCCGGGCACCCTGCGCAAGTGGGTCCGTATTCTTGAGGCGACGGTGGACGCATTGGGAGACGATACCCGGATTGGCGTCGACCTTCACTGGAAGTATCAGTCGGTTGATGTCCTGCGTTTCACGCATATGATCCGCGACTTGAATATCTGGTTTCTCGAGGATCCCATTCAGCCTGAGGATATCGAGGGACACCGTCGGATCAAGGAGAAGAGCGTGGTCCCGATCCTTACCGGGGAAAACCTCTACCACCGCCAGGGGTTCAGGCAGTTGATTGAGACGCAGGCCTGCGACATGGTGCACATAGACGCGCAGAAGTCGGGTGGTCTGTTGGAGATGAAGAAGATCGCAGACTGGGCCGACCTCTATTCCATGCCCATGATCTGTCACAACGGTGCGACTCCGGTCGGAACAATCGCATCGGCCCATGCCTGCAGGGCCATCAAGTCATTCGTGGCTTTGGAGGCGGATACGGCCGAGGGCGACAAGGCTCACTGGCCGGACCTGATCCACCATGAAGGCCCGCTCTTCAGGGACGGCTACCTCGAGGTTTCCGACCGACCCGGTCTCGGGATCGAATTGAATGAGGACGTCTGCCGCGAACACCTGGCGGACGATCGTGGTTTCTTCGAATAGACGTGGGTTCTCCCGGGGCGATCGCCATCCCCGTTCCCGCGTGAGATGGCCGGGACGAGCTAAAGGCCTATTCGAAAGTAATGCTGACTTCCGTGAGGTAGGGGGTCGGACCGGCATTGGGCGTCCTGAGACGGGCGCGGTATTGGATCCATCTTCCTTTCAGTTCCGGCAGGGCGGACGGGTTCTGGGTGAACCAGCTGCCTCGTCCCGAGGCACCGAACCAGGGGACTCGCTCGAGATCTTCCCGAGTGTCGGCGAGTCGGATCTGGAACACCACGGATGTGTTGTGGGGTGTATCTGCGTTCCAGGCAATCGTCGCGGGTTGCTCGCCGTCGGGAACCGGAAAAGCGGAGGATAGATAGTCCTCATACAACCCCCGGTCATAGCTGTTTCCCGGATCCCGGAGATTGAGTCCGCTGACCCCGACCGCCTCCACTTCCCAGCGCCGGTCGGCCCGGAATCCGTCTGCACCTCCCCAATAGAGCATGGCCGGAATGGTGTGCCGGTCCGGAATCGGTTCATCGAGGGATCCGGCTTTTCGATGATTCGAAACGAGCAGGTCGATCCAGCCATCGCCGTCGTAGTCGACCGCCTCGCTCCCGGATGCGCCGTAGGTCTCGACCTGCAGCGGCTCCCTGGTCCTGAAGCCGGCCGGGCTGCCCCAGTAAACCAGTGACGGTTGATTGCCTTTCACGGTTGCCGCGTAGCTGGACAGGAAGAGATCGAGCCAGCCGTCCTGGTCGAAGTCGGCGATGCTGTTGTCGTAGGGCGTGGTGGACGGCAGGAGCTCGCGCCGGTCGTTGGAGAATCCTTCCGCTCCGCCATAGTAGACATAGGAATTGATTTCGGCTCCATGCCGGGGACCCCGATGGGGAAGAAGCAGGTCGATCCAGCCGTCGCCGTTGAGATCGGCTCCCTTGATGTACATGAGCTGTTCATCATCGGCAAAGCGGAGGGTGGTCTCGCGGTCGGCCGAGAAACCGTTTTCGTCACCCCACCAGGTCGTGAATGTTCCCCATGCCAGTTGCCCGGTGATATCCAGCCACCCGTCTTTGTTCAGGTCCATCAGGAGGGGCCCCCGGATTTTCTCCTGGTCAAAGGGAATGATCGATCGACGGTCGTGCCGGTATCCCTCGCGAGATCCCCAGAAGATGGGGATGCCGTGGACACCGGGTGAAGATGGGTCGATGCCGGCGCCTCCCGATACGATATCGAGATAACCGTCACGATTGAGGTCGGCCAGGCGCACGCCGCCGTAGGCGGATCCGAGCGAAAGATTGGTTGGCGCTTCGAAGCCGGATTCACCACCCCATTGAATGGCGATACCGCTCTGTTCATGATCGACGCCCGAGATGAACCGGTCCTCGCAGAAAAGCAGATCAACCGCTCCATCATCGTCCAGATCCGCGTGGCCATACCCGAAGACGTGATGGGTCTGGAATTCGGTTCGCCTGGTGATCGAGAAATTGCGGGTTCCGTCGCCCCAATAGACAGGGGATTTCTGGGGTCCGTCGCGAAAACCACCCTCGTATTGCAGGAAAACAATATCGTCCCATCCGTCGTTGTTCACGTCGCCGAGGGCGTTGGCCACGGATCCTTCAGTCCGCAGCTGGGAGTGGTTCCCGAAGCGATAGGAACCTCCCTCGTTCCAGAAAATATAGGAGAGGAGGGTCAGCTCGTTGGTGACGCGGCCGTTGCTGATGACGATCTCTGGCCGCCCGTCACCATTCAGGTCGCCCGCACTGACGCCGCTGGCGCCGAGCGTCGGCAGGCTGAGCGGTTCCCGGGTGGTGAAGTCGCCGCCGTCGGAATAGTAAACATGGGAATCGGTCCACGTTGCTCCGCCCGGGGTCGCAAAGTCCGCGATGACCACGTCGTCCCGGCCATCGCCGTCGACATCGGCGAAGATGGCCTCCTTGGGCCGGGAGGCATCAAGGAAGACCGCGTCCGAGGGCTCAAAGCGGCCTTCGCGACCGTAGAGGAGGGCGACCCGGTCAACCAGGCAGATCAGCAGATCGAGGTCCCCGTCCCCGTCCGCATCACCGAGCGCCACGCTCTGCCCGGCAAAGGGCATGGCCTGCCGCCCCGCCGAATTGGCAAACGCATCCTTCGATGACAAGAGCGTCCAGGTCATGCCGGCGGCGATCATCACAAGATCATCGCGTCCGTCGTGATCGAGGTCGGCGGCGGCGAC carries:
- a CDS encoding VCBS repeat-containing protein, with product MIHRRHHPAHLRASTASWPALLGPGGLALWWVTSGLAGTVWTENTFQDFRDGEFLDAGSNLYVSARGRIQMINRWDLNNDGHPDLVLPSGHGHTEHERTFVYLNRGGDIDGRTRIELPGNYALDGLVADFDQDGRNDLVIANYADNHYHDLDTWIFYGTETGYDAGHRVKLPAYRNRGVAAGDFDGDGWLDLAAACEWQAGGEWQDGGDPIPHGPRMSFIYWNSPEGFSGKNLLPLSFADEGALDVAAADLDHDGRDDLVMIAAGMTWTLLSSKDAFANSAGRQAMPFAGQSVALGDADGDGDLDLLICLVDRVALLYGREGRFEPSDAVFLDASRPKEAIFADVDGDGRDDVVIADFATPGGATWTDSHVYYSDGGDFTTREPLSLPTLGASGVSAGDLNGDGRPEIVISNGRVTNELTLLSYIFWNEGGSYRFGNHSQLRTEGSVANALGDVNNDGWDDIVFLQYEGGFRDGPQKSPVYWGDGTRNFSITRRTEFQTHHVFGYGHADLDDDGAVDLLFCEDRFISGVDHEQSGIAIQWGGESGFEAPTNLSLGSAYGGVRLADLNRDGYLDIVSGGAGIDPSSPGVHGIPIFWGSREGYRHDRRSIIPFDQEKIRGPLLMDLNKDGWLDITGQLAWGTFTTWWGDENGFSADRETTLRFADDEQLMYIKGADLNGDGWIDLLLPHRGPRHGAEINSYVYYGGAEGFSNDRRELLPSTTPYDNSIADFDQDGWLDLFLSSYAATVKGNQPSLVYWGSPAGFRTREPLQVETYGASGSEAVDYDGDGWIDLLVSNHRKAGSLDEPIPDRHTIPAMLYWGGADGFRADRRWEVEAVGVSGLNLRDPGNSYDRGLYEDYLSSAFPVPDGEQPATIAWNADTPHNTSVVFQIRLADTREDLERVPWFGASGRGSWFTQNPSALPELKGRWIQYRARLRTPNAGPTPYLTEVSITFE
- a CDS encoding alkaline phosphatase D family protein, giving the protein MHDLNTNPRRAILTALLLSLLPLTLKAAAPYFATGARVGEVSQDSAIIWSRLTAEKDRRWDGVVPMPLMSPTRVISESPDIPASEWEGAVPGIAGEIRVAFSVNPVCGEEAQRTDWVKVDEGTDFSHSFHLRGLQSGTRYYYVIEGRLTVDAPVSRSEVGTFGTAPDPDEWEDVWFSVMTCQLYYQRDDRNGFRLYRSLAHLSPIFLDYPDFMVRTGDNVYYDRDNPRGSTVDLCRLHWQRMFSLPLLLDFLRQVPSYWQKDDHDAFFDDSYPGLKAPWIEPLTYEDGARIFREQTPVGDDLYRTYRWGRGIQIWLTENRDFRTPDTMPDGPDKTIWGREQKEWLKRTLLESDAPFKIIVSPTALVGPDNRDQADNHANEAFRREGDEFRQWAYANGLTKNLFILAGDRHWQYASTDPKTGLREFACGPASDEMVLNGPGYDSNYHSFYRSGGGFITVSFRKGTKKVLANPQRVVVEDGAPILTIRIHDVDGKVVHEVREVATL
- a CDS encoding dihydrodipicolinate synthase family protein; translation: MTALITPMTADHGLDRPALEGLLERQIQSGVHGIFVLGSVGEGPLLTETMSAEVARCTTEVIGGRCPVLGGAIDNSVERCLRRLDALAEAGVDIGVLTLPCYGWPHRVAESVSFFSDVAKRSPLPIMAYDLPKVVGWRMPIELIEALFEIRNLIGLKCTHADAPAMLEACSSPRRPAGFAFLPGNSALVLPMLQAGADGLVCTPSNVFPEPFVELYRAFEEQRLDAAQAIADHVLPGLVELLGILPNGAGSIKAVLEVQGLAWRYTAPPWPQASGKEMEVAKKILEKINRSLKIGEGLPVE
- a CDS encoding mandelate racemase/muconate lactonizing enzyme family protein; translated protein: MISRRQFLQGSGLLAAGALAGPIRAAGSVLAAPSGKVGSMKIASVKTAAIDIKYKTHLVKVTTDSGLFGIGEAYPKAEVADDIALMGRKIIGEDPLNVESLVFSLTQQFWSRGSRTGSLCGAIAGIETALYDLAGKILGIPVYVLLGGTYHDRILLYNDADSPDSKTFDAQAWAATALASKEAGFRAVKHSLPKYDSSINGTITPGTLRKWVRILEATVDALGDDTRIGVDLHWKYQSVDVLRFTHMIRDLNIWFLEDPIQPEDIEGHRRIKEKSVVPILTGENLYHRQGFRQLIETQACDMVHIDAQKSGGLLEMKKIADWADLYSMPMICHNGATPVGTIASAHACRAIKSFVALEADTAEGDKAHWPDLIHHEGPLFRDGYLEVSDRPGLGIELNEDVCREHLADDRGFFE